A stretch of DNA from Actinomycetota bacterium:
GCGGGTGGAGGGGCCGCTGGGGCTGGCGGCCAGGCAGGGCCGGCGGCGGCTGCCCGGGGTGGTGCGGGTGTACCCGCCGTTCGACTCGCGCGACGAGGCCGAGCTGCGGGTGAACAAGGCCCGCATCCTGGAGGTGGGCCTCCGGTCGGCCCAGGGGCGGGGCGGCGGGACCGAGTTCGACTCGCTGCGCGAGTACGGGGTCGACGACGAGTTCCGCCGGATCGACTGGGCGGCCACCGCCCGCTCCACCAAGCCGATCGTCCGCACCTACCGCGCCGAGCGGAACCAGACGGTCCTGCTGCTGCTGGACAGCGGCCGCACCATGGCCGGCCGGGTCGCCGACGTGCCCCGCCTCGACCACGCCATGGACGCCGTCATGATGCTGACCTCGCTGGCCACCCGGCTCGGCGACCGGGCCGGGCTGGTCGCCTTCGACCGCGAGGTCCGGGCCGTGGTCGGGCCCGGGCACGCCCGCGACCAGCTCTCGCGGGTCACCGAGGCCATGTACCAGCTCCAGCCGCTGCTGGTGGAGAGCGACTACCGGGGCGCCTTCGCCGAGACCCTGGCCCGGTTCCGCCGCCGGGCCATGCTGGTCGTCCTGACCGAGCTGGCCGAGCAGGCCGTGTCCGAGACCCTCCTGCCGGCGCTGCCGCTGGTCGCCCGCGACCACCTGGTCGTGGTGGCCAGCGTGGCCGACCCCGAGGTGCGCGGCTGGGCGCTGGCCACGCCGACCGAGCCCGGCGCCGCCTACCGCAAGGCCGCCGCCGTGGCCGCCCTGGCCGACCGCCGGCGCACCGTCGCCCGCCTGCGCGGCCTGGGCGCGGTGGTGGTCGACGCTCCGCCCGGCCGCCTCGCCCCCGAACTGGCCGACGCCTACCTGCGGGTCAAGGCCACCGGGCGGCTCTGAACGGCGGGAGGTTTGGGAACCAGCAAGGCGAGTAATAGTTTCGAGGTGCGCCGATGAACGAGAACCGGATCAGGCGACCAGCCCGAGCGGCCGGGGCCCAGGCTGCCCGGGCGGTCCTGGTGACGGCCGCGCTGGTGGCCGTGCTGGCCGCCGGGTGCGGGGTCCCGCGGGACCCGGAGAGCACCCTGGACACGGTCCGGGGCGGGACCCTGCGGGCCGGGATCACGGCCAGCGATCCCTGGACGACCCTCGAAGGGGGCCGGCCGGGCGGGGTCGAGGTCGAGCTGGTCGAGCGGTTCGCCCGCGAGCTGGGGGCCCGGGTCGAGTGGGTCGACGGGTCGGAGGCCGACCTGATCGGCGCCCTCGAGGTGCGGGAGCTGGACCTGGTCGTTGGCGGCCTCACCGCCGACACACCCTGGCAGGCCAAGGCCGCCATCACCCGCTCCTACGCCACCACCCGGGTGGTGGTCGCGGTCCCGGCGTCGCAGCCGCCGCCCGACGACATCGCCGGGGTCCGGGTGGCGGTCGAGGCCGGCACCGACGCGGCCGGGATCCTGGAGGAGAAGACCGACGCCATCCCGGTCCGGGTCCCGGACGTGACCCAGGTCAAGGGGTCGGCCGTGGCCGTCGACGAGTGGCTGCTGGCCGACCTCGACCTCCGCAACACCGGCGTCCACCTGATCAAGACCAAGCACGTCATGGCCACCCCGCTGGGTGAGAACGCCTTCCTGGTCCGGCTGGAGCGGTTCCTGATCGCCAACCAGGCGGACGTGCCCGCCCTGCTGGACGCGGAGACCCGCAGGTGAGCGCGGCCGGGGTGGGCCCATGAGCAGCCACCACGAGCTGCCCCCGGACAAGCACGAGCAGCTGCTCAAGGCCGTGCGGCTGGAGTGGCTCTCGATCCTGTACCTGCTGTCGGCGATCGTGCTGCTGTACTTCACCCTCGGCAACTCCCAGGCGATGAAGGCGGCCTGGGTCGAGGACATCCTTGGGCTCACCCCGCCGATCGCCTTCCTGGTCGCCTCCCGGGTCCGCAACCGCAAGCCCAACGACCACTTCCCCTACGGCTACCACCGGGCCACGGCCATCGCCTACCTGTGCGCCTCGGTGGCCCTGCTCGGCCTGGGCGCGTTCATCCTCTACGACTCGGCCTCCAAGCTGATCATGTTCGAGCACCCGCCGATCGACCTGGTCAAGCCGTTCGGCGACCAGCCGGTGTGGCTGGGCTGGCTGATGCTGGGGGCGCTGGCCTACAGCGCCGTGCCCCAGGTGTTCCTGGGCCGGCTCAAGCAGCCGCTGGCCAAGGAGCTCAACGACAAGGTGCTGTTCGCCGACGCCGAGATGAACCGGGCCGACTGGATGACGGCGGGCGCGGCCATGGCCGGGGTGATCGGCATCGGGTTCGGCCTGTGGTGGGCCGACTCGGTGGCGGCCAGCATCATCTCGATCGACATCGTCCACGACGGCTACAAGAACCTGAAGGTCGCCGTCGGCGACCTGATGGACAAGGAGCCGACGCTGGTCGACGACACCCGGCCCGACCCGCTGCCGCTGTGGGTCAAGAACGAGCTCATGCTGATGGACTGGGTCAAGGACGCCGAGGTGCGGCTGCGCGAGGGCGGCCACGTGTTCATCGGGGAGGCCTTCGTGGTCCCGGTCGACAACGAGGACCTGGTCGGCAGGATCGAGCGGGCCAACCGGCACCTGCTCGACCTCGACTGGCGCCTGCACGAGCTGGTGATCGCCCCCGTCCCCGAGATCGAGCGGCCCGAGCCGGCCGGCGAGGGGAGCTGACCCGGCGCCTCAGCCGCCGGCGGCCTCCTTGAGCGCCGACATGGTGAACAGGGGGCGCAGCTCGACCCCGATCTCGGCCAGGTTGGCCGGGCCGCCGGCCTCCCGGTCGATCACGCACACGGCCACCGCGACCTCGGCCCCCTCGTCCCGGAGGGCGCGGCAGGAGTCGACCACGGCCCCGCCGGAGGTGACCACGTCCTCGACCACCACCAGCCGGCGCCCGGCCACCTCAAGGCCCTCGGCCAGGCGGCGGGTGCCGTAGGGCTTGGCCTGCTTGCGCACGAACCCGGCCGGCAGGCCGGTGACCTGCGACAGCATCGTCGCCAGGGGCACCCCGCCCAGCTCCAGCCCGGCCAGCCCGTCCGCCCCCTCGGGCAGCAGCCCGGCCATGGCCTCGGCCAGCTCGCGGAGCAGCCCGGGGTCGGACTCGAAGCGGTACTTGTCGAAGTACTCGCTGCTGGTCGCCCCCGAGCGGAGCACGAAGCTGCCCGTCAGGTGGGAGGTCCGGTAGACGCGACGGGCCAGGTCGGTGGCGCGTTCGGTGGTCATGGGCGGGGATCCTATGCGCGGCCGTAGACGGGGATGGCGGCCCCGCTGGTGGGGGCGGAGTCGTCGCTGCAGAGGAAGCGGATGACGGCGGCGACCTGGGTCGGCGGGACCCACCGGGAGGGGTCGGCGCCGGGCTGGGCGGCCCGGTTGGCCGGGGTGTCGATGACGCTGGGCAGGACGGCGTTGCAGCGGACGCCGTCGGCCTTGTACTCGACGGCGACGGCCTGGGCGAAGGCCAGCACGGCCGCCTTGGCGCTGACGTAGCCGCCGGCGCCGCGGAAGGGCGCCACCGCCGCCCGGGCCGACACGCAGACGACGGCCCCGCCGCCGGCGTCGACCAGGTGCGGCAGCACCGCCTGGGTGACCAGGTAGGTCGGGCGCAGGTTGAGGGTGAGCTGACGCTCGAACTGCTCCACCGGCGTCTCGTGGACCAGGCCGCCGGCGGCATAGCCGCCGACCAGGTTGACCAGGGCCCGCAGGGGGGCGCCGGCCCGGTCGGCGGCGGCGACGGCGACCGCCTCGGCCACGTCCGCCGGCTCGAACAGGTCGGTGGCCACCGGCTCGAGGCGTTCGTGCCCGACCAGGTCCTCGGGCGGC
This window harbors:
- a CDS encoding DUF58 domain-containing protein gives rise to the protein MSAPPPRAGPPRVREGAPVPTWRLVAGAAVGSLVVLLLPVRPPLGLWVVNGVLLAAAVVDWALAVRPRDLEVEREPPGIVPLGSEARVTWRIAHRAGPSRDRLGLAGRGVRVRLADELAPSLGAVTRRARVVVPARGRAVAATTIRPSRRGRFTPAEVVLRVEGPLGLAARQGRRRLPGVVRVYPPFDSRDEAELRVNKARILEVGLRSAQGRGGGTEFDSLREYGVDDEFRRIDWAATARSTKPIVRTYRAERNQTVLLLLDSGRTMAGRVADVPRLDHAMDAVMMLTSLATRLGDRAGLVAFDREVRAVVGPGHARDQLSRVTEAMYQLQPLLVESDYRGAFAETLARFRRRAMLVVLTELAEQAVSETLLPALPLVARDHLVVVASVADPEVRGWALATPTEPGAAYRKAAAVAALADRRRTVARLRGLGAVVVDAPPGRLAPELADAYLRVKATGRL
- a CDS encoding transporter substrate-binding domain-containing protein — its product is MNENRIRRPARAAGAQAARAVLVTAALVAVLAAGCGVPRDPESTLDTVRGGTLRAGITASDPWTTLEGGRPGGVEVELVERFARELGARVEWVDGSEADLIGALEVRELDLVVGGLTADTPWQAKAAITRSYATTRVVVAVPASQPPPDDIAGVRVAVEAGTDAAGILEEKTDAIPVRVPDVTQVKGSAVAVDEWLLADLDLRNTGVHLIKTKHVMATPLGENAFLVRLERFLIANQADVPALLDAETRR
- a CDS encoding cation diffusion facilitator family transporter — its product is MSSHHELPPDKHEQLLKAVRLEWLSILYLLSAIVLLYFTLGNSQAMKAAWVEDILGLTPPIAFLVASRVRNRKPNDHFPYGYHRATAIAYLCASVALLGLGAFILYDSASKLIMFEHPPIDLVKPFGDQPVWLGWLMLGALAYSAVPQVFLGRLKQPLAKELNDKVLFADAEMNRADWMTAGAAMAGVIGIGFGLWWADSVAASIISIDIVHDGYKNLKVAVGDLMDKEPTLVDDTRPDPLPLWVKNELMLMDWVKDAEVRLREGGHVFIGEAFVVPVDNEDLVGRIERANRHLLDLDWRLHELVIAPVPEIERPEPAGEGS
- the pyrE gene encoding orotate phosphoribosyltransferase; translation: MTTERATDLARRVYRTSHLTGSFVLRSGATSSEYFDKYRFESDPGLLRELAEAMAGLLPEGADGLAGLELGGVPLATMLSQVTGLPAGFVRKQAKPYGTRRLAEGLEVAGRRLVVVEDVVTSGGAVVDSCRALRDEGAEVAVAVCVIDREAGGPANLAEIGVELRPLFTMSALKEAAGG
- a CDS encoding SDR family NAD(P)-dependent oxidoreductase — encoded protein: MTSTVLVTGATGGLGPAVVAAFLDDGWRVVATSRSGRPPEDLVGHERLEPVATDLFEPADVAEAVAVAAADRAGAPLRALVNLVGGYAAGGLVHETPVEQFERQLTLNLRPTYLVTQAVLPHLVDAGGGAVVCVSARAAVAPFRGAGGYVSAKAAVLAFAQAVAVEYKADGVRCNAVLPSVIDTPANRAAQPGADPSRWVPPTQVAAVIRFLCSDDSAPTSGAAIPVYGRA